A stretch of Nonomuraea africana DNA encodes these proteins:
- a CDS encoding NAD-dependent epimerase — translation MQKFHVITGAGATASRTAMLLAADGERVRLISRKGAGPEHPLIERVAADATDTPELTRLLEGADTLINCAAPAYHLWPKEFPPLAGSLLAAVKRTGTRYVMLGNLYGYGLVDGPITPDLPLLAKGPKGRVRAAMWEEALASGARVTEVRAAQFYGRDVVSEFSLLVQPQVLSGALALVPQELDVSHSYAAIGDVARTLVAATRDDRVWGRAWHVPVTTLSVRALATRLADVAGAPAPRLEPMTERDLALLAFTDPFWAELGEVLHTPGLPYVVDYSETEEVLGVKASPVDEVLAEAVQAA, via the coding sequence ATGCAGAAATTTCATGTGATCACGGGTGCTGGGGCGACCGCCAGCCGTACGGCCATGCTGCTCGCCGCGGACGGCGAGCGGGTGCGCCTGATCAGCCGCAAGGGAGCGGGACCCGAGCACCCGCTGATCGAGAGGGTCGCGGCGGACGCGACCGACACCCCCGAGCTGACCAGGCTCCTCGAGGGCGCCGACACACTGATCAACTGTGCCGCCCCCGCCTACCACCTGTGGCCCAAGGAGTTCCCGCCGCTGGCCGGTTCGCTGCTGGCGGCGGTGAAGCGGACGGGCACGCGGTACGTGATGCTCGGCAACCTGTACGGCTACGGCCTCGTGGACGGCCCCATCACCCCCGACCTGCCGCTGCTGGCCAAGGGTCCCAAGGGCAGGGTCAGGGCGGCGATGTGGGAGGAGGCGCTGGCGTCGGGCGCGCGGGTGACCGAGGTGCGCGCGGCCCAGTTCTACGGCAGGGACGTGGTGTCGGAGTTCAGCCTCCTGGTCCAGCCGCAGGTGCTCTCGGGTGCGCTCGCCCTCGTCCCCCAGGAGCTGGACGTGTCGCACAGCTACGCGGCCATCGGCGACGTCGCCCGCACGCTGGTCGCCGCCACCAGGGATGACCGGGTGTGGGGCCGAGCGTGGCACGTGCCTGTGACGACGCTCTCGGTGCGCGCGCTGGCGACCAGGCTGGCCGACGTCGCGGGCGCGCCCGCGCCGAGGCTCGAACCGATGACGGAGAGGGATCTCGCGCTGCTCGCGTTCACCGACCCGTTCTGGGCCGAGCTGGGAGAGGTCCTGCACACGCCGGGGCTGCCCTACGTGGTGGACTACTCCGAGACCGAGGAGGTGCTCGGGGTCAAGGCGTCGCCCGTGGACGAGGTGCTCGCCGAGGCCGTCCAGGCCGCGTGA
- a CDS encoding arylamine N-acetyltransferase family protein: MDISAYLRRLGLEAAPPSLDLLKALHVAHIERVPYEALEIWLGRPTTVDPAESAARIARGRGGYCFHLNGAFSLLLESLGYQVTRHVGGVHSHGAEPAITANHLALTVRLPEGDWLVDLGLGDALHEPLPLAEGRYRQGPFEYGLRPSTVAPGGWHFDHDPRGSFAGMDFGMEPAHMSAFEQMHGHLTTSPESGFVRVATVARRDATGVDIMRGLVLTRVEAETGATTMETSADYFQALDDVFGLRFDAGERALLWDKVSRAHAAWTASASTSSTGDALTPSTSSVSE, encoded by the coding sequence ATGGACATCTCGGCGTATCTGCGCAGGCTCGGACTCGAGGCCGCCCCTCCTTCACTCGACCTGCTGAAGGCGCTGCACGTCGCGCACATCGAGCGCGTGCCGTACGAGGCGCTGGAGATCTGGCTCGGCCGGCCGACCACCGTCGATCCGGCCGAGTCGGCCGCGCGGATCGCGCGCGGACGCGGCGGCTACTGCTTCCACCTCAACGGCGCCTTCTCCCTGCTGCTGGAGTCGCTCGGCTACCAGGTGACCAGGCACGTCGGCGGGGTGCACAGCCACGGGGCCGAGCCCGCGATCACCGCCAACCACCTGGCTCTCACCGTGCGCCTCCCCGAGGGCGACTGGCTGGTGGACCTGGGGCTCGGCGACGCCCTCCACGAGCCGCTCCCCCTGGCCGAGGGCCGCTACCGCCAGGGACCCTTCGAGTACGGCCTGCGCCCCTCGACCGTCGCCCCCGGCGGCTGGCACTTCGACCACGACCCGCGCGGCTCCTTCGCCGGCATGGACTTCGGCATGGAGCCGGCCCACATGTCGGCCTTCGAGCAGATGCACGGGCACCTGACGACCTCTCCCGAGTCCGGATTCGTCAGGGTCGCCACCGTGGCACGCCGCGACGCCACGGGTGTCGACATCATGCGCGGGCTCGTCCTCACCCGGGTCGAGGCCGAGACCGGCGCCACGACCATGGAGACCTCAGCCGACTACTTCCAGGCGCTCGACGACGTCTTCGGCCTGAGGTTCGACGCCGGCGAGCGGGCGCTGCTCTGGGACAAGGTGTCCAGGGCTCACGCGGCCTGGACGGCCTCGGCGAGCACCTCGTCCACGGGCGACGCCTTGACCCCGAGCACCTCCTCGGTCTCGGAGTAG
- a CDS encoding response regulator transcription factor has product MADQRRILVVEDDETIALAVRNRLAAEGFDVRVASDGEAALVAYGRAEPDLVILDRLLPGLDGLEVCRRMQAARPVPVLMLTALGEETDVLVGLGVGADDYLAKPFSMRELVARIHALLRRVERAAQLAVEDTVVRVGEVEIDTAARRVFVRGTEAQLTRTEFDLLRRLAERPGQVFERERLLSDVWGFSEAAATRTVDSHVRALRRKLGPDVVRTVHGVGYALVRR; this is encoded by the coding sequence GTGGCAGATCAGCGACGGATCCTCGTGGTCGAGGATGACGAGACGATCGCGCTGGCCGTACGGAACAGGCTGGCAGCGGAGGGCTTCGACGTGCGCGTCGCGAGCGACGGCGAGGCGGCGCTCGTCGCCTACGGCAGGGCCGAGCCCGACCTGGTGATCCTCGACCGGCTGCTGCCCGGGCTCGACGGCCTGGAGGTGTGCCGCAGGATGCAGGCGGCCAGGCCGGTGCCCGTGCTGATGCTGACCGCGCTCGGCGAGGAGACCGACGTGCTCGTCGGCCTCGGCGTGGGCGCGGACGACTACCTCGCCAAGCCGTTCAGCATGCGCGAGCTGGTCGCCAGGATCCACGCGCTGCTGCGGAGGGTGGAGCGGGCGGCGCAGCTGGCCGTCGAGGACACCGTGGTCAGGGTGGGCGAGGTCGAGATCGACACCGCCGCCCGCAGGGTCTTCGTGCGCGGCACGGAGGCGCAGCTCACCCGCACCGAGTTCGACCTGCTGCGCCGGCTCGCCGAGCGGCCTGGACAGGTCTTCGAGCGCGAGAGGCTGCTGTCGGACGTCTGGGGCTTCTCCGAGGCGGCGGCGACCAGGACCGTGGACAGCCACGTACGGGCGCTGCGCCGCAAGCTCGGCCCCGACGTGGTCCGCACCGTGCACGGCGTAGGCTACGCGCTGGTGCGCCGATGA
- a CDS encoding DUF4153 domain-containing protein, with amino-acid sequence MRPLDFLGRIKVKLGIVIVLAVGTAFVVNEVGLNAGASREVRIAVASILALIMVQVLAHGMTKPLRQLASAAQVIAKGHYTLRVRASSRDEVGELARAFNAMAADLGEVDRQRRELVANVSHELRTPITGLRAVLENVVDGVSAADPVTMGTALAQTERLGRLVAQLLDLSRLDSGVRHLEAEPVTLEPLLQQAAREAALARDDVTITYTCAQGLVASADPDLLAQVLANLLDNAVRHSPRAGVVTLSAAAAGQGVRLMVADSGPGIPPAARTRVFERFSRLDSARAADAGGSGLGLAIVKEIVELHGGSIRIDDGAGCRMIVDLPERITMEPDMARLGVTGPPRAAEITDAAEGGEAAEVAEVSEAAVAEPGERETAAPPPEELAREDVQAPQRHPGHLAPPPQPAGVARGAVMLWTLVGLAVGFLIGLFLAFFIGLFFGAAAGVIIMLTFSAGGAAIGSAIGAGRPQAVPYQPAPYQQAPYPPASPQQAPYPPTPVLRAGTAEAASRTRETAGPGGTHLQPPQGPRPPAPPYVPPPLFPRPEVPDSPRWLLPAVLGVGVFAAVALPYASAGLGIALVALVLGAATLPAALPRATRWTAAYALIAYGLVAMVAVRDADWLVVPLLAGAFCLGALAVSGAGRGWLALIRGGISVVLALLPVPWFLAGPVKTYAGRRRLLPLLAGLGITAVLLMFFGILFASADKVFATFLSRVFSAADWAGALPLRIFVFVLFVALAAAAVLVALRPVSDPVSPSFRTRLNRSLWAVPLTGLNLLFAAFVAVQVTALFGSSAWVMRTTGLTYADYARQGFFQLMVVSVFVLGIVAVATSVVKAERGDRWALAILLGVLCAFTLVILASAMHRLDLYTDAYGLSRLRASVAATIWWLGAVFATVLVAGAVRLAGRGAAWLPRTVVLLTGAGLLSFAVWNPDLQVARTQVDIRGVERIDQDYVGDLGAEAVPELDRLPEPLRSCVLADVVKANGLDRPDSWNGWNLARSQARDLLAVHPVVPQPSCERSFSRSE; translated from the coding sequence ATGAGGCCGCTCGACTTCCTCGGCCGCATCAAGGTCAAGCTGGGCATCGTCATCGTCCTGGCGGTGGGCACCGCCTTCGTGGTCAACGAGGTCGGGCTCAACGCGGGCGCCTCGCGAGAGGTCAGGATCGCGGTCGCGAGCATCCTCGCGCTGATCATGGTGCAGGTGCTCGCGCACGGCATGACCAAGCCGCTGCGCCAGCTCGCCTCGGCCGCCCAGGTCATCGCCAAGGGCCACTACACGCTGCGGGTGCGCGCCTCGTCGCGGGACGAGGTGGGGGAGCTGGCCAGGGCGTTCAACGCGATGGCCGCCGACCTCGGCGAGGTCGACAGGCAGCGCCGCGAGCTGGTCGCCAACGTCTCCCACGAGCTGCGCACCCCGATCACGGGGCTGCGCGCGGTGCTGGAGAACGTGGTCGACGGCGTCTCGGCCGCCGATCCCGTCACCATGGGGACGGCGCTGGCCCAGACCGAGCGCCTCGGCCGCCTGGTCGCCCAGCTCCTCGACCTGTCGCGCCTCGACTCGGGGGTCCGCCATCTGGAGGCCGAGCCGGTCACGCTGGAGCCGCTGCTCCAGCAGGCCGCCCGCGAGGCGGCCCTGGCCAGGGACGACGTGACGATCACCTACACCTGCGCGCAGGGGCTGGTGGCGAGCGCCGATCCTGACCTGCTCGCGCAGGTGCTGGCCAACCTGCTCGACAACGCCGTACGGCACAGCCCGCGCGCGGGCGTGGTGACGCTCTCCGCCGCGGCCGCGGGCCAGGGGGTGCGGCTTATGGTGGCCGACAGCGGCCCTGGAATCCCCCCGGCCGCCAGGACACGGGTCTTCGAGCGGTTCTCCCGGCTGGACTCGGCGCGTGCGGCCGACGCCGGCGGATCGGGGCTCGGCCTGGCGATCGTGAAAGAGATCGTCGAACTGCACGGTGGATCCATTCGCATCGACGACGGCGCGGGGTGCCGCATGATCGTCGACCTTCCAGAGAGGATCACGATGGAACCGGACATGGCGCGGCTAGGGGTGACGGGTCCCCCTCGGGCCGCCGAGATCACCGATGCCGCCGAGGGCGGGGAGGCCGCCGAGGTCGCGGAGGTCTCGGAGGCGGCGGTCGCCGAACCGGGGGAGCGGGAAACGGCCGCGCCGCCGCCCGAGGAACTCGCGCGCGAGGACGTCCAGGCGCCTCAGCGGCACCCCGGCCACCTGGCGCCGCCGCCGCAGCCCGCGGGCGTGGCGAGGGGCGCGGTGATGCTGTGGACCCTGGTCGGGCTCGCGGTCGGCTTCCTCATCGGGCTCTTCCTGGCCTTCTTCATCGGGCTGTTCTTCGGCGCCGCGGCCGGCGTCATCATCATGCTGACCTTCAGCGCGGGCGGGGCCGCCATCGGCTCGGCCATCGGGGCGGGCCGGCCGCAGGCCGTCCCTTACCAGCCGGCTCCTTATCAGCAGGCGCCTTACCCGCCGGCGTCCCCCCAGCAGGCGCCCTATCCGCCGACTCCCGTTCTGAGGGCGGGCACCGCTGAGGCCGCCTCCCGGACCCGCGAGACGGCCGGTCCCGGCGGCACGCATCTCCAGCCGCCGCAGGGGCCGCGGCCGCCCGCGCCGCCTTACGTGCCGCCGCCGCTCTTCCCCCGTCCCGAGGTGCCAGACTCGCCGCGCTGGCTGCTGCCGGCCGTTCTCGGGGTGGGCGTGTTCGCCGCCGTCGCGCTGCCGTACGCCAGCGCGGGCCTGGGCATCGCGCTGGTCGCCCTGGTGCTGGGCGCGGCCACGCTGCCCGCGGCGCTGCCCAGGGCCACCCGGTGGACCGCCGCCTACGCGCTGATCGCCTACGGACTGGTGGCGATGGTCGCGGTCAGGGACGCGGACTGGCTGGTCGTCCCGCTGCTGGCCGGCGCCTTCTGTCTGGGCGCGCTGGCCGTCTCGGGCGCGGGGCGCGGCTGGCTGGCGCTGATCAGGGGCGGCATCTCGGTCGTGCTCGCGCTGCTTCCCGTCCCGTGGTTCCTCGCCGGCCCGGTGAAGACGTATGCGGGACGGCGGCGCCTCCTGCCGCTGCTGGCGGGGCTCGGCATCACCGCCGTCCTGCTGATGTTCTTCGGGATCCTGTTCGCCTCGGCGGACAAGGTCTTCGCCACCTTCCTCAGCCGCGTGTTCTCCGCCGCCGACTGGGCCGGCGCGCTGCCGTTGCGGATCTTCGTCTTCGTGCTGTTCGTGGCGCTGGCGGCCGCGGCGGTGCTGGTGGCGCTGCGCCCGGTCTCCGACCCCGTCAGCCCCTCGTTCAGGACGCGCCTGAACCGCAGCCTCTGGGCGGTGCCGCTGACCGGCCTGAACCTGCTGTTCGCCGCCTTCGTCGCGGTCCAGGTCACCGCGCTGTTCGGGAGCAGCGCCTGGGTGATGCGCACCACGGGGCTCACCTACGCCGACTACGCCAGGCAGGGCTTCTTCCAGCTCATGGTGGTCAGCGTGTTCGTGCTCGGCATCGTCGCCGTGGCCACCAGCGTGGTGAAGGCCGAGCGCGGCGACCGCTGGGCGCTGGCGATCCTGCTGGGCGTGCTGTGCGCCTTCACCCTGGTCATCCTGGCCTCGGCGATGCACCGCCTCGACCTCTACACCGACGCCTACGGCCTGTCGCGCCTGCGCGCCTCCGTCGCCGCGACCATCTGGTGGCTCGGCGCGGTGTTCGCGACGGTCCTGGTGGCGGGCGCCGTACGGCTGGCAGGGCGCGGCGCGGCATGGCTGCCCAGGACGGTCGTCCTGCTGACCGGCGCCGGCCTGCTGTCGTTCGCCGTCTGGAACCCCGACCTCCAGGTCGCCAGAACGCAGGTCGACATCAGGGGCGTGGAGCGGATCGACCAGGACTACGTCGGCGACCTCGGCGCCGAGGCGGTCCCCGAGCTGGACAGGCTGCCCGAGCCGCTGCGCAGCTGCGTCCTGGCCGACGTGGTGAAGGCCAACGGTCTGGACCGGCCCGACTCGTGGAACGGCTGGAACCTGGCCCGGTCGCAGGCCCGCGATCTGCTCGCCGTGCACCCGGTCGTGCCGCAGCCGAGCTGCGAGCGGAGCTTCTCCCGGTCGGAGTGA
- a CDS encoding N-acyl-D-amino-acid deacylase family protein has translation MTFDVVISGGRVLDGTGAPAFRADIGITGERIKAVGRLEGAETAQVIDASGRFVTPGFIDCHAHGDALVFDPEVQLAALRQGVTTFVLGQDGLSFAPGSAATVGYATRYFAAVNGVHPFLEGATGVADLLAGYDRATALNTAYLLPHGTIRYDVMGASPADASRGELASMLAHVEKGLAEGAVGLSSGLEYLPGRNASAAELAALCRPLGALPYVTHMRAYGTGAGVGMAEVVEIAKASGAAMHVSHLHGPADVLLPLVESALADDVDLSFDTYPYLRGSTILAMIVLPPQVPAAEVDRALDVLESPSLADWWPTLHDLWPRLTVSHAPGEEWAEGLTIVEAAARKGVSPSEFCRRLLVDTRLEAGCVVGRPDEGPEGEESVRRVLRHPAHTGGSDGIYVGGHPHPRGWGAFARFLGTHVRELGDWTWEQAVVHLASHPARRFGLGDRGLLRPGFAADVVVVDPATVADLATYAAPRTPATGISEVLVSGVRVLSGGALTGRTPGRALRPTA, from the coding sequence GTGACGTTCGACGTGGTCATCAGTGGCGGGCGGGTGCTCGACGGCACCGGGGCTCCGGCGTTCAGGGCGGACATCGGGATCACCGGGGAGCGGATCAAAGCGGTCGGACGGCTCGAAGGGGCCGAGACGGCGCAGGTGATCGACGCGTCGGGGCGCTTCGTCACGCCGGGGTTCATCGACTGCCACGCCCACGGCGACGCCCTGGTGTTCGACCCCGAGGTGCAGCTGGCGGCGCTGCGGCAGGGGGTGACCACGTTCGTCCTCGGCCAGGACGGCCTGTCCTTCGCGCCGGGCTCGGCGGCGACCGTCGGCTACGCGACCCGCTACTTCGCCGCGGTCAACGGCGTGCACCCCTTTCTCGAGGGCGCGACCGGCGTCGCCGACCTGCTGGCCGGATACGACAGGGCGACCGCGCTCAACACCGCCTACCTGCTCCCGCACGGCACCATCCGCTACGACGTGATGGGCGCCTCTCCCGCCGACGCCTCGCGGGGCGAGCTGGCCTCGATGCTCGCCCACGTCGAGAAGGGCCTGGCCGAGGGCGCGGTCGGGCTGTCGAGCGGCCTCGAGTACCTACCGGGGCGCAACGCCTCCGCCGCGGAGCTCGCGGCGCTGTGCAGGCCGCTGGGCGCACTGCCGTACGTCACCCACATGCGCGCCTACGGCACCGGCGCGGGGGTCGGGATGGCCGAGGTGGTGGAGATCGCCAAGGCGTCCGGCGCCGCCATGCACGTCTCCCACCTGCACGGGCCCGCCGACGTGCTGCTGCCGCTGGTGGAGTCGGCGCTGGCCGACGACGTGGACCTGAGCTTCGACACCTATCCCTACCTGCGCGGCAGCACCATCCTCGCGATGATCGTGCTGCCGCCCCAGGTGCCCGCCGCCGAGGTCGACAGGGCGCTCGACGTGCTCGAATCACCCTCGCTCGCCGACTGGTGGCCCACGCTGCACGACCTGTGGCCCCGGCTGACCGTCTCGCACGCGCCGGGCGAGGAGTGGGCCGAGGGGCTGACCATCGTCGAGGCCGCGGCCCGCAAGGGCGTCTCGCCCTCGGAGTTCTGCCGCAGGCTGCTGGTCGACACCAGGCTGGAGGCGGGCTGCGTGGTGGGCCGTCCCGACGAGGGGCCGGAGGGCGAGGAGTCGGTGCGGCGCGTGCTGCGCCACCCCGCGCACACCGGTGGCTCCGACGGTATCTACGTGGGCGGGCACCCGCATCCGCGCGGCTGGGGCGCGTTCGCCAGGTTCCTCGGCACACACGTGCGCGAGCTGGGCGACTGGACGTGGGAGCAGGCGGTCGTGCACCTGGCCTCGCATCCCGCGAGGCGCTTCGGGCTGGGCGACCGCGGCCTGCTGCGTCCGGGGTTCGCGGCGGACGTGGTCGTGGTGGACCCCGCGACGGTGGCCGACCTGGCCACCTACGCCGCGCCGCGCACCCCGGCGACGGGGATCTCCGAGGTGCTGGTGTCGGGGGTGCGCGTGCTGTCCGGCGGCGCGCTGACCGGCCGCACTCCCGGCCGTGCCCTCCGCCCCACCGCGTGA
- a CDS encoding alanine racemase, translated as MVVKRDALEHNIATMAAFTRDHGMLFAPHAKTHMSPEISRRQLEAGAWGLTVATPSQAMTVRGFGVSRIMVANQVVDPTGLDWAAAELAADPSFEFLSFVDSRAGVDLLAERAGARPFPVLVEMGHEGGRAGCRKFSDLLDLAEYVRRADGVELAGVAGYEGALPSANEVRKYLITLQNAVDHLRAQILTVGGSQWFDVVGRELVATQATIILRSGAYVSHDDGYYRERTPFNRIEGSLEPAFEIWAHVLSTPEPDLAIIGMGKRDVPFDEGLPIPRRAGLTVLKTQDQHTIVRGALEVGELVAFGISHPCTAFDKWRVLPLVDADYTVVGTINTHF; from the coding sequence ATGGTCGTGAAGCGCGACGCGCTCGAGCACAACATCGCCACCATGGCCGCCTTCACCCGCGACCACGGCATGCTCTTCGCGCCCCACGCCAAGACCCACATGTCTCCCGAGATCTCCAGGAGGCAGCTCGAGGCGGGCGCGTGGGGGCTGACGGTCGCGACGCCGAGCCAGGCGATGACCGTGCGCGGCTTCGGCGTCTCCCGCATCATGGTCGCCAACCAGGTCGTGGACCCCACCGGGCTCGACTGGGCCGCGGCGGAGCTGGCCGCCGACCCGTCCTTCGAGTTCCTGAGCTTCGTCGACTCGCGCGCGGGGGTGGACCTGCTCGCGGAGCGCGCGGGCGCGCGGCCGTTCCCGGTGCTGGTGGAGATGGGGCACGAGGGCGGCCGAGCCGGCTGCCGGAAGTTCTCGGACCTGCTGGACCTGGCGGAGTACGTGCGCCGTGCCGACGGCGTCGAACTGGCGGGCGTGGCCGGGTACGAGGGGGCGCTGCCGAGCGCCAACGAGGTCAGGAAGTACCTGATCACGCTGCAGAACGCCGTCGATCACCTGCGCGCGCAGATCCTCACCGTCGGCGGCAGCCAGTGGTTCGACGTCGTCGGGCGCGAGCTGGTCGCCACCCAGGCCACGATCATCCTGCGCAGCGGCGCGTACGTCTCCCACGACGACGGCTACTACCGCGAGCGCACCCCCTTCAACCGCATCGAGGGCTCGCTCGAGCCCGCCTTCGAGATCTGGGCGCACGTGCTGTCGACGCCCGAGCCCGACCTGGCGATCATCGGCATGGGCAAGCGCGACGTCCCGTTCGACGAGGGCCTGCCGATCCCCAGGCGGGCGGGCCTGACCGTGCTGAAGACGCAGGACCAGCACACGATCGTGCGGGGCGCGCTCGAGGTGGGCGAGCTGGTCGCCTTCGGCATCTCCCACCCGTGCACCGCCTTCGACAAGTGGCGGGTGCTGCCGCTGGTCGACGCTGACTACACCGTTGTCGGAACCATCAACACCCACTTCTAG
- a CDS encoding RidA family protein produces the protein MKKELRTTEGAAPVGAYSQGLVVGDFVYTSGMGPLDPRTGQIVGDDIETQTHQVMKNLGAILAAHGLTFDDVVKSTVHLQHLTRDFPGYNEVYKSYFTEPYPVRTTVGSELMGILVEIDFVAHKSA, from the coding sequence GTGAAGAAGGAACTCAGGACCACCGAAGGCGCCGCCCCCGTCGGCGCCTACTCGCAGGGCCTCGTGGTCGGCGACTTCGTCTACACCTCCGGCATGGGCCCGCTCGACCCGCGGACCGGCCAGATCGTCGGCGACGACATCGAGACCCAGACCCACCAGGTCATGAAGAACCTCGGCGCGATCCTTGCCGCCCACGGCCTCACCTTCGACGACGTGGTGAAGTCGACCGTCCACCTCCAGCACCTCACGCGCGACTTCCCCGGCTACAACGAGGTCTACAAGTCCTACTTCACCGAGCCGTACCCCGTCAGGACCACGGTCGGCTCGGAGCTGATGGGCATCCTCGTGGAGATCGACTTCGTGGCGCACAAGAGCGCGTAG
- a CDS encoding alpha/beta hydrolase: MTRRLLVALLPALLLAALTATACATTPPPVVATGSAGRTASVPSTRPGGLAVLDEKRTGRLVRLTVDSPALRATATVELLLPAAWRPGTRWPVLYLLDGCCRRAGPAWVSDGRADEVTEDAPVIVVMPEAGYAGFYSDWRDGPQWKTFHLTELRRLVEERYGATGRRAIAGLSMGGFGALSYAARHPGLFRAAASFSGLVDVSREDVEYLTGQSGDDPGKLWGDDLAAHNPTALVDRLRDIPVYVSCGNGEPGPLDARNTPGTAARPSSRPRTAPSSRRPGRRG; the protein is encoded by the coding sequence GTGACCCGACGTCTGCTCGTGGCCCTGCTCCCGGCCCTGCTCCTGGCCGCGCTCACCGCCACCGCCTGCGCGACCACCCCGCCACCGGTCGTGGCCACCGGCTCGGCCGGGCGAACGGCGAGCGTCCCGAGCACGCGGCCGGGCGGGCTCGCCGTCCTCGACGAGAAGCGGACCGGGCGGCTGGTCAGGCTCACCGTCGACTCCCCCGCGCTCAGGGCCACCGCCACGGTCGAGCTCCTGCTGCCGGCCGCGTGGCGGCCGGGCACCCGCTGGCCCGTCCTCTACCTCCTGGACGGCTGCTGCCGGCGCGCCGGCCCCGCCTGGGTGAGCGACGGCCGCGCCGACGAGGTCACCGAGGACGCCCCGGTCATCGTCGTCATGCCGGAGGCCGGCTACGCGGGCTTCTACAGTGACTGGCGGGACGGCCCGCAGTGGAAGACCTTCCACCTGACCGAGCTGCGCCGGCTGGTCGAGGAGCGCTACGGCGCCACCGGCAGGCGGGCCATCGCGGGACTGTCCATGGGCGGCTTCGGCGCGCTCTCCTACGCCGCCCGCCACCCCGGCCTGTTCAGGGCCGCCGCCTCCTTCTCCGGCCTGGTCGACGTCAGCCGCGAGGACGTCGAGTACCTCACCGGCCAGTCGGGCGACGACCCCGGCAAGCTCTGGGGCGACGACCTCGCCGCGCACAACCCCACCGCGCTGGTGGACAGGCTCAGGGACATTCCTGTCTACGTCTCGTGCGGCAACGGCGAGCCTGGACCGCTCGATGCCCGGAACACCCCAGGGACGGCGGCGAGGCCTTCATCGAGGCCGAGAACCGCGCCTTCGTCAAGGCGGCCAGGGCGGCGGGGGTGA
- a CDS encoding TetR/AcrR family transcriptional regulator, with protein sequence MAPRKQREIFDATLTLLARRGYESLTIEGVAELSGVNKTTIYRWWPSKPALLAAALVEADALALDPPDTGSLRGDLEALVDGMIALLTRPPSSEIVVAALGAAVHHAELNIGGFFADRFAREQEIFDRARASGELAATADPMTIVDLLAGAVWVRAVFRGLPVEPGFARRAVSAVLDGVGSGATG encoded by the coding sequence ATGGCACCACGCAAGCAGCGGGAGATCTTCGACGCCACCCTCACTCTGCTCGCGCGACGCGGCTACGAGAGCCTCACCATCGAGGGCGTCGCCGAGCTCTCGGGTGTCAACAAGACCACCATCTACCGCTGGTGGCCCTCAAAGCCCGCGCTGCTCGCCGCCGCGCTGGTGGAGGCCGACGCGCTGGCCCTGGACCCGCCCGACACCGGCTCGCTGCGCGGCGACCTGGAGGCGCTGGTGGACGGGATGATCGCGCTGCTGACCCGCCCGCCGTCCAGTGAGATCGTGGTGGCCGCGCTGGGCGCCGCCGTCCACCACGCCGAACTGAACATCGGCGGCTTCTTCGCCGACAGGTTCGCGCGCGAGCAGGAGATCTTCGATCGGGCGCGGGCCAGTGGCGAGCTGGCCGCGACAGCCGATCCCATGACGATCGTCGACCTGCTGGCCGGGGCGGTGTGGGTGCGGGCGGTCTTCAGGGGGCTGCCGGTGGAGCCCGGGTTTGCCAGGCGGGCCGTCTCGGCGGTGCTCGACGGGGTGGGCAGCGGCGCGACGGGGTGA
- a CDS encoding LysE family translocator yields MLLFLAASLTLVLIPGPNHLYIAARGLAQGRAAGLASAFGVEAGTLVHIVAAAGGLSYLIAQSATLFGVVKWAGVAYLVYLGVRTLTSKDELTTRTAQPQPLRKVFLEGVLVNVLNPKVILFFLALLPQFVDPKAGSPATQIALFGATLLVLGLLSDIVYAFMAGALSGRLAKRAKQVRYFSGIVYLGLGIATAFTGRRAA; encoded by the coding sequence ATGCTCCTCTTCCTCGCCGCCTCGCTCACGCTGGTCCTCATCCCTGGACCCAACCACCTCTACATCGCCGCGCGCGGACTCGCCCAGGGCAGGGCGGCGGGCTTGGCGAGCGCGTTCGGGGTGGAGGCCGGGACGCTCGTGCACATCGTCGCGGCGGCGGGCGGGCTGTCGTACCTGATCGCGCAGTCGGCCACGCTGTTCGGGGTGGTGAAGTGGGCGGGGGTGGCGTACCTGGTGTATCTCGGGGTGCGCACGCTGACCAGCAAGGACGAGCTCACCACCCGTACGGCGCAGCCGCAGCCGCTGCGGAAGGTGTTCCTCGAAGGCGTGCTGGTGAACGTGCTGAACCCGAAGGTCATCCTGTTCTTCCTCGCGCTGCTCCCGCAGTTCGTCGATCCGAAGGCGGGCTCCCCCGCGACGCAGATCGCGCTGTTCGGCGCGACGCTGCTGGTGCTGGGGCTGCTGTCGGACATCGTGTACGCGTTCATGGCGGGGGCGCTGAGCGGACGGCTGGCCAAGCGGGCGAAGCAGGTGCGCTACTTCAGCGGCATCGTCTACCTGGGGCTCGGCATCGCCACCGCCTTCACCGGCCGCCGCGCCGCCTGA